In Camelina sativa cultivar DH55 chromosome 13, Cs, whole genome shotgun sequence, the genomic window NNNNNNNNNNNNNNNNNNNNNNNNNNNNNNNNNNNNNNNNNNNNNNNNNNNNNNNNNNNNNNNNNNNNNNNNNNNNNNNNNNNNNNNNNNNNNNNNNNNNNNNNNNNNNNNNNNNNNNNNNNNNNNNNNNNNNNNNNNNNNNNNNNNNNNNNNNNNNNNNNNNNNNNNNNNNNNNNNNNNNNNNNNNNNNNNNNNNNNNNNNNNNNNNNNNNNNNNNNNNNNNNNNNNNNNNNNNNNNNNNNNNNNNNNNNNNNNNNNNNNNNNNNNNNNNNNNNNNNNNNNNNNNNNNNNNNNNNNNNNNNNNNNNNNNNNNNNNNNNNNNNNNNNNNNNNNNNNNNNNNNNNNNNNNNNNNNNNNNNNNNNNNNNNNNNNNNNNNNNNNNNNNNNNNNNNNNNNNNNNNNNNNNNNNNNNNNNNNNNNNNNNNNNNNNNNNNNNNNNNNNNNNNNNNNNNNNNNNNNNNNNNNNNNNNNNNNNNNNNNNNNNNNNNNNNNNNNNNNNNNNNNNaccaaaaaaaaaaaaaaaaaaaaaacccaaagaagAAGCGGGTTGGTGTAGGGGGAAACCTTAGCGGAACGGCTTAGAGAGGGTCTGGTGTTTTTCGAGGCAGAGGTAAGCCTCTTCTTCGAATCAACCATCTTCTTTCGggcaagaagaagagggagaagaagaaggaatcagtGTTTGGTgtcagtgttttttttcttacagggcagagagagagattttgtgtggagatgaagaagtgaagaagaaaggagcaGTGAAAGTTGGGATTATATTAGGGTACGAAGGGGTCTGATTTGTaatttctgatatttttttttgtgatttttcccCCTGAAGGGTAAAGGAGCGTTGCCAACCCCAACCAACGTCAAAAAGACGACACGTGACTTCACATATATTAGGAATTACCCACTCACGTGAGACTCACGTccacatgttttgtttctttcctacTTTTGGTCTGCTTCCCTTGTTCACAGCGAGTTGTGTTTCCATCTTTAAGCACCCCAGTTGCAATGTATTGAGTTGTGTTTCTATCTTTAAGCACCCCAATTGCAATGTATTGAGATGTGTTTCTATCTTTAAGCACCCCAGTTGCAATGTATTTGTTCTGAACTGCTGATACGTTGGGTACCTTCAGATTCTTTGCTGCTAGTCTTTAAGCAAAGTAAAAGTTAGAAGATAAATTTGTATCCTATATAGTATGGtctttttaaataacttttataCTACAGGTTTTGATTGAAAACCGGAAGAATTGTAAAAGAAATGATAGAAGATATAGTCAAGTTATGAGATGTTTAGATCGAAAACcacggaattttttttttaNGAGAACCACCGCGAATTATCCTAGTCTTTGGCCTGACTGTGACTAAGCagactcttcttctccttcggtTTCATTTCCCGaactttcttctcctccctctttctccttcttcctctctggAGATTGCTTCAGACTCACCAAGAGCTTggcctcatcatcttcatcttcacccCCTTCCTCACCATCAGAGTCATTGCTCTTACTCTTCTTCGAAGAAGTCCTCTGCTTTTTCACCTTGGCATTCACAGCTCCTGATGAAGATGAGGGCTTTTTCTGTTTTCGGTTCTTTGATTCAGGAACCTTCTTGCTAGGTTTCAAGACCTTGGGCTTCGCCTCCTCATCagatgtatcatcatcatcaccagcaTCCTCACCACCAGAGTAGCTGCTTTTGATCTTCTCCAAGGAAGTCCTCGGTTTTTTCACTTTGGCATTGCCAGCTCCTGATGAAGATGAAGGCCTTTTCTGTTTCAGATTCTTTGTTTCAGAAACCTCCTTGCTGGATTTCACAGCTTTTGCTGTCTCTTTTCCATGACCATTCTGCTTGCTTTTGGACCGTCCACTCATGCGAGAGGCTGCTGCTACAATCTTCCCACCAATATCCCCCATCTTGCCATTTCTCTCAGATTCAGCCTTTGGAGCCTTCTTCTCCACATGTTTCGACTTTTCAGCTTTCTTCACACCACTTCTTggcttctctccttcttcttcactatcaTCAGACAGCTCAGCAGATCTGGCTTTCCCCTCGCTGTAAACACAATAAAGGTCATTGCATCTTCAGCAAAGCAAGACAAATATACTATAATCACTATAGCTCtctctaaattatatattcaacTTCATAACGTGTGTAACAGAGATAATAAGGTGTCTATAAGTGTGGTGCCTGTAAAGAGTTTCAAACAGATGCAACAAAGATCAATAACAGCAACTTACTACTGATTATTTTAAGAATGAGCAACACAGGCATTATAAACAATCAGtagaacacaaaacaacaacacatgaTCTCTATAATAACCAACATTATAAAGGAACACTTACGGTTCCGGGGTATCCTCGGAACTCTCATCATCAGATACATCCGGTAGGGAgatctagaagaaaaaaaaaacaccattaaCACACAACGGCAAAAGGATAATAAATGAGGATAAAAACACTCTCTAGCTTAGATCGctacctcatcatcatcatcagcatcttcaacatcatcttcttcatcaatcaacTCCCACCTCTCCTTATTCATATCCAGAATCTCAACCTCTCCATCCGCATACAAAATCTATTGTCATAGAAATGATAACACAATGTAATAGAGAGTACAATCATTAAATGAAACATAATCTAAATACTACAATTGAATTCCCCTAATCAAACTACATCCACCACTCAAAAATCATTCAATTCAGATTAGATATATTCAACATTTCATTAAATGAATATGCaattcaaaacccaaaatagtatataatatgaaacaaatccaGATTCGAGCAGAAACAATCAGATTTACCCGATGTTTCTTCTTAGAAGGGACAAAAGCATCCACCAATCCTTGATAGAATCTGCCAATTCAAGAGATCTGTAAGGATTCATTCAACACAAAGGTACTTGAAAAGAGAACCCTGATTTAGTCAACACACAAAATCGAACACTCACTTGCGGTCAATAGGCCACCAGACTCTAATCTTCGAGCCCACAAGACCTTCTCCATACTCTTGACCNNNNNNNNNNNNNNNNNNNNNNNNNNNNNNNNNNNNNNNNNNNNNNNNNNNNNNNNNNNNNNNNNNNNNNNNNNNNNNNNNNNNNNNNNNNNNNNNNNNNNNNNNNNNNNNNNNNNNNNNNNNNNNNNNNNNNNNNNNNNNNNNNNNNNNNNNNNNNNNNNNNNNNNNNNNNNNNNNNNNNNNNNNNNNNNNNNNNNNNNNNNNNNNNNNNNNNNNNNNNNNNNNNNNNNNNNNNNNNNNNNNNNNNNNNNNNNNNNNNNNNNNNNNNNNNNNNNNNNNNNNNNNNNNNNNNNNNNNNNNNNNNNNNNNNNNNNNNNNNNNNNNNNNNNNNNNNNNNNNNNNNNNNNNNNNNNNNNNNNNNNNNNNNNNNNNNNNNNNNNNNNNNNNNNNNNNNNNNNNNNNNNNNNNNNNNNNNNNNNNNNNNNNNNNNNNNNNNNNNNNNNNNNNNNNNNNNNNNNNNNNNNNNNNNNNNNNNNNNNNNNNNNNNNNNNNNNNNNNNNNNNNNNNNNNNNNNNNNNNNNNNNNNNNNNNNNNNNNNNNNNNNNNNNNNNNNNNNNNNNNNNNNNNNNNNNNNNNNNNNNNNNNNNNNNNNNNNNNNNNNNNNNNNNNNNNNNNNNNNNNNNNNNNNNNNNNNNNNNNNNNNNNNNNNNNNNNNNNNNNNNNNNNNNNNNNNNNNNNNNNNNNNNNNNNNNNNNNNNNNNNNNNNNNNNNNNNNNNNNNNNNNNNNNNNNNNNNNNNNNNNNNNNNNNNNNNNNNNNNNNNNNNNNNNNNNNNNNNNNNNNNNNNNNNNNNNNNNNNNNNNNNNNNNNNNNNNNNNNNNNNNNNNNNNNNNNNNNNNNNNNNNNNNNNNNNNNNNNNNNNNNNNNNNNNNNNNNNNNNNNNNNNNNNNNNNNNNNNNNNNNNNNNNNNNNNNNNNNNNNNNNNNNNNNNNNNNNNNNNNNNNNNNNNNNNNNNNNNNNNNNNNNNNNNNNNNNNNNNNNNNNNNNNNNNNNNNNNNNNNNNNNNNNNNNNNNNNNNNNNNNNNNNNNNNNNNNNNNNNNNNNNNNNNNNNNNNNNNNNNNNNNNNNNNNNNNNNNNNNNNNNNNNNNNNNNNNNNNNNNNNNNNNNNNNNNNNNNNNNNNNNNNNNNNNNNNNNNNNNNNNNNNNNNNNNNNNNNNNNNNNNNNNNNNNNNNNNttttttttgtgatttttcccCCTGAAGGGTAAAGGAGCGTTGCCAACCCCAACCAACGTCAAAAAGACGACACGTGACTTCACATATATTAGGAATTACCCACTCACGTGAGACTCACGTccacatgttttgtttctttcctacTTTTGGTCTGCTTCCCTTGTTCACAGCGAGTTGTGTTTCCATCTTTAAGCACCCCAGTTGCAATGTATTGAGTTGTGTTTCTATCTTTAAGCACCCCAATTGCAATGTATTGAGATGTGTTTCTATCTTTAAGCACCCCAGTTGCAATGTATTTGTTCTGAACTGCTGATACGTTGGGTACCTTCAGATTCTTTGCTGCTAGTCTTTAAGCAAAGTAAAAGTTAGAAGATAAATTTGTATCCTATATAGTATGGtctttttaaataacttttataCTACAGGTTTTGATTGAAAACCGGAAGAATTGTAAAAGAAATGATAGAAGATATAGTCAAGTTATGAGATGTTTAGATCGAAAACcacggaattttttttttaaagtgtttatatagatttatcagACAAAATAAACACACAGGTTTATTTAGatcaactcttctttttttttttctatttgaaaaagtgttttttatatagatcAACTCAAGTACGAGGATATTTGCAAGCTTGAGTTagtcctatatatatatatatatatatatttgtatcctagatatattcaattttttttcaagttaGCCACTCGACCCTAACTCTCACAAGAACAAGAGCAAGAAGCTGTAGTATTATCGATCAATAGTCTCTGTGTTTTTTTGCAGACACATTCACACAAAAGTTAAAGTCATTGTAAAACAGTCTTTTTAGAttgaattaattttacattcaattccaaaaaagaaaaaaacagaaacgattCAAATAAGTTTAAGAtagttcaaaagattatataattaaataaatatttggcgttatacattttaattaaactaaactaTATGTACACAAGACATTATAAAATTGATCTACGCAAAATTCATGTAACGTTAAATAATTCTTTCTAATTTgagagtcaaaaaaaaaaatcaaacatctggtatatatatatgtacatatatatatagatcaatcTTAAGCTTGAGTTAGTTCAATATATGTCTACTACTATGACATTTGCAATTGTGGAGACTGGAGAAAAAGACACATAcattaaacatttaaacttaTAAGGAACGAGACATATAACTAGTAGtgacattttattttctgttgTCAACAgcattttagttatttttcgGGTTTTTGTTACTAAAATATAAAGATTACAGTATTTAGACGACCAAGCAATTACGCATTGACAAGTCTTTTTCCAGGGAACCAATTAagcattattttttatatatagtataattaatCACAATCAAGCagaatctttgattttgatatgttGGAGATTCCAACAGAACTTTCTCAAGAAAATGGTCGGTTGATGGAACCATCATCTAGTATTTTGTGACTTGACATTACTTGTATTTTTGTAGAAGACAAGTTCACCATTTaccataaatttatataaattcatatacatataatagattatgttaaaaatacgaatttaattattacaaaGCTGATAACGCTTTAGGTTAAGTGGGAGGCACGACGATGCCTTGACTCCGTCATAATAATTAGAATCAATATCCCATTATTCCTTATTCTTCCTTGTAATtaattgtcttttctttttctgtacaTTTTGTTGGTCTGCGTTTGAGTTGGAGAATCTTTTcatgaaatatatttaagaagaaTAAATAGATTACGTTTATAAAACTGAAGATGATTTTTAAGTCATTATGTATACAAGTGATGCATGTACCTCTATCAAACGTCTTCTCCCTGATTATATAATTCCAGTAATATAATGGGGCCCTTGAAAGGTAGAATATCTAAAGTCAATAATATTATACTTACAACTAGATGAGTACCCGTACAATAGCATAaattaaactttattttatatattaaaacaattttcctatttttattaatttttaaataattttaacattttacatTTAACTTTTAATCCGTTATAAAGATTATAACTCAATttatcatataatttattacaTTTAAACTCATATATCGTTTACACTTGTTAATtcagaaatttttgtaaaatgtttatttatattgttaaatttgtttatatatttattcctTAAAGTGGTATTATTCTCCCGCattaattgattaataataatgtgAATGATTAAGATAAATTTTCTGTAGATATTATAGTTTGTGCTCAAGATTCCttgttaatattaataatacacCTAAAATAATCAAGGGAACCCGTAAATCTCGATTATCAAAAATCAAGTGAACCCGTAAATCcatgatatataaataatatacttaaattattaatgtattaattttattaatatacttTTCATTTATCCGTAAATcaaaactatacaaataatgttattctttttcttggtaTGAATATGGTGCATTGCGGTGAATGAAGATGTCAATGATTTATACTAAAAGTTTGGATAGGtgttaggtaagattttattttggttgcatAATCAGAAATCATCCTTAAGAGTGATtaatttatgagatttttttttgttttatgtaaatatactctttggaaaatttattttattctttagaATATCTTTTTAAGAATATTCTAAATCTAGTTATAACTAATGGTTACAACCcaaacctattttgtaaccaactaatgaatcagataataatataactttataacttataactattataaaatctaccaaaaaaaatttgtatactttcataatattatataatggaTAACTTTGTTTACCtcgttaccaaaaaaaagaactttttttAGCTTTACCAAATATAATATACTAACAAATAtcttttacaacaaaatatcataattgATTAAAATAGCAGAAAATGCTACATGAGGAAGCAAA contains:
- the LOC104737929 gene encoding uncharacterized protein ZK546.14-like — translated: MNKERWELIDEEDDVEDADDDDEISLPDVSDDESSEDTPEPEGKARSAELSDDSEEEGEKPRSGVKKAEKSKHVEKKAPKAESERNGKMGDIGGKIVAAASRMSGRSKSKQNGHGKETAKAVKSSKEVSETKNLKQKRPSSSSGAGNAKVKKPRTSLEKIKSSYSGGEDAGDDDDTSDEEAKPKVLKPSKKVPESKNRKQKKPSSSSGAVNAKVKKQRTSSKKSKSNDSDGEEGGEDEDDEAKLLVSLKQSPERKKEKEGGEESSGNETEGEEESA